In one Gallus gallus isolate bGalGal1 chromosome 20, bGalGal1.mat.broiler.GRCg7b, whole genome shotgun sequence genomic region, the following are encoded:
- the ACSS2 gene encoding acetyl-coenzyme A synthetase, cytoplasmic isoform X8, which translates to MKITYGELLRKVCQFANVLRNHGVKKGDRISIYLPMILELVIAMLACARIGAIHSVVFAGFSADSLCERILDCGCSLLITADAFYRGDKLVNLKQIADEALQKSKDKGFPLKKCIVVKHLGREEVAADGACSQSPPLKRLCQDVQEKKTESSQRLHPKIPWDPRMDVWWQDLMSGASTECEPEWCDSEDELFILYTSGSTGKPKGVLHTVGGYMLYAATSFKYVFDYQPEDVYWCTADIGWITGHSYITYGPLANGATSVLFEGIPTYPDAGRMWSIIDKYKVTKFYTAPTAIRLLMKCGEEPVKKHSRKSLKVLGTVGEPINPEAWLWYYRVVGEERCPIVDTFWQTETGGHMLTPLPAATPMKPGSATFPFFGVVPAIMNESGEELEGEAEGYLVFKQPWPGIMRTLYGNHQQFETTYFKKFPGYYVTGDGCRRDKDGYYWITGRIDDMLNVSGHLLSTAEVESALLGHGAVSEAAVVSHPHPLKGECLYCFVTLKDGHDFTKNLADELKKQVREKIGPIATPDYIQYAPSLPKTRSGKAPSYCAGEDQSVPASGKELSLNCLLGNSQIHGKITRRILRKIAQNDRDLGDISTLVNPGIINQLFNDRCDTKL; encoded by the exons ATGAAGATCACATATGGCGAGTTGCTGCGTAAAGTCTGTCAGTTTGCTAATGTCCTCCGTAACCACG GTGTGAAGAAAGGTGACCGAATTTCCATCTACCTGCCGATGATCCTGGAGCTGGTCATAGCCATGCTTGCCTGTGCCAGGATTGGAGCCATCCACTCTGTTGTG TTTGCAGGTTTCTCAGCAGACTCTCTTTGTGAGCGGATCCTTGACTGCGGTTGCTCCCTCCTCATTACAGCAG ATGCCTTTTATCGAGGGGACAAGCTGGTCAACCTGAAGCAGATTGCAGATGAAGCCCTCCAGAAGAGCAAAGACAA GGGCTTCCCTTTGAAGAAGTGCATTGTGGTGAAGCACCTGGGACGGGAGGAGGTAGCAGCGGACGGGGCATGCAGCCAGTCTCCTCCTCTCAAAAGGCTGTGCCAGGACGTGCAG gaaaaaaagactgagagCTCACAGAGACTCCATCCCAAG ATCCCCTGGGATCCACGCATGGATGTGTGGTGGCAAGATCTAATGAGCGGTGCCAGCACGGAGTGTGAGCCTGAGTGGTGCGACTCAGAGGATGAACTCTTCATCCTCTACACAAGTGGCTCAACTGGGAAACCCAAG GGTGTGCTGCATACGGTGGGTGGATACATGCTTTATGCTGCCACTTCATTTAAGTATGTCTTTGATTACCAGCCTGAGGATGTCTACTGGTGCACAGCTGACATTGGATGGATAACAGGCCATTCCTACATCACTTACGGACCCTTGGCAAATGGGGCAACTAGCGTATTA TTTGAAGGTATCCCCACCTACCCGGACGCTGGGCGAATGTGGAGTATCATTGACAAGTACAAGGTGACCAAGTTCTACACGGCACCCACAGCCATCCGGCTGCTGATGAAGTGTGGGGAGGAGCCTGTCAAAAA gcacagccGGAAGTCTCTGAAGGTGCTGGGGACTGTTGGGGAGCCCATCAACCCTGAAGCCTGGCTGTGGTACTACCGTGTggtgggagaggagaggtgtCCCATTGTGGACACGTTCTGGCAGACAGAGACG GGTGGCCACATGCTTAcgcctctccctgctgccactccCATGAAACCAGGCTCTGCT ACGTTCCCCTTCTTTGGTGTGGTCCCTGCCATCATGAACGAGTCGGgggaagagctggaaggagaagcagaaggcTACTTG GTATTTAAGCAGCCCTGGCCAGGAATAATGCGCACTCTGTATGGAAACCACCAGCAGTTTGAAACCACGTACTTCAAGAAGTTCCCTGGGTACTACGTGACAGGTGACG GTTGCAGGAGAGATAAAGATGGTTATTACTGGATCACAGGGCGAATTGATGAcatgctgaatgtttctg GCCActtgctgagcactgcagaggTGGAGTCAGCTCTGCTTGGGCATGGAGCCGTCTCTGAGGCCGCTGTGGTCAGCCACCCACACCCCCTGAAAGGAGAGTGCCTCTACTGCTTCGTGACCCTGAAAGATGGCCATGACTTCACCAAGAACCTGGCAGATGAGCTGAAAAAACAAG tcagGGAAAAAATCGGACCGATAGCAACGCCTGATTACATCCAGTATGCCCCCAGCCTGCCCAAAACCCGTTCAGGTAAGGCGCCCAGCTACTGTGCTGGGGAGGACCAATCAGTTCCTGCCAGTGGAAAGGAATTATCCCTGAATTGTTTGTTGGGGAACAGCCAAATCCATG GAAAGATCACCAGGCGGATACTAAGGAAGATTGCCCAAAATGACAGAGATCTGGGGGACATCTCCACCTTGGTAAACCCGGGCATTATAAACCAGCTTTTCAACGACAGATGTGACACCAAACTGTAG
- the ACSS2 gene encoding acetyl-coenzyme A synthetase, cytoplasmic isoform X6 has translation MNPGASGCLWEEMCPDESGSSSLWLCEAWEGNEPGDSMKITYGELLRKVCQFANVLRNHGVKKGDRISIYLPMILELVIAMLACARIGAIHSVVFAGFSADSLCERILDCGCSLLITADAFYRGDKLVNLKQIADEALQKSKDKGFPLKKCIVVKHLGREEVAADGACSQSPPLKRLCQDVQEKKTESSQRLHPKIPWDPRMDVWWQDLMSGASTECEPEWCDSEDELFILYTSGSTGKPKGVLHTVGGYMLYAATSFKYVFDYQPEDVYWCTADIGWITGHSYITYGPLANGATSVLFEGIPTYPDAGRMWSIIDKYKVTKFYTAPTAIRLLMKCGEEPVKKHSRKSLKVLGTVGEPINPEAWLWYYRVVGEERCPIVDTFWQTETGGHMLTPLPAATPMKPGSATFPFFGVVPAIMNESGEELEGEAEGYLVFKQPWPGIMRTLYGNHQQFETTYFKKFPGYYVTGDGCRRDKDGYYWITGRIDDMLNVSGHLLSTAEVESALLGHGAVSEAAVVSHPHPLKGECLYCFVTLKDGHDFTKNLADELKKQVREKIGPIATPDYIQYAPSLPKTRSGKAPSYCAGEDQSVPASGKELSLNCLLGNSQIHGKITRRILRKIAQNDRDLGDISTLVNPGIINQLFNDRCDTKL, from the exons GGAAGGGAATGAGCCGGGGGATTCTATGAAGATCACATATGGCGAGTTGCTGCGTAAAGTCTGTCAGTTTGCTAATGTCCTCCGTAACCACG GTGTGAAGAAAGGTGACCGAATTTCCATCTACCTGCCGATGATCCTGGAGCTGGTCATAGCCATGCTTGCCTGTGCCAGGATTGGAGCCATCCACTCTGTTGTG TTTGCAGGTTTCTCAGCAGACTCTCTTTGTGAGCGGATCCTTGACTGCGGTTGCTCCCTCCTCATTACAGCAG ATGCCTTTTATCGAGGGGACAAGCTGGTCAACCTGAAGCAGATTGCAGATGAAGCCCTCCAGAAGAGCAAAGACAA GGGCTTCCCTTTGAAGAAGTGCATTGTGGTGAAGCACCTGGGACGGGAGGAGGTAGCAGCGGACGGGGCATGCAGCCAGTCTCCTCCTCTCAAAAGGCTGTGCCAGGACGTGCAG gaaaaaaagactgagagCTCACAGAGACTCCATCCCAAG ATCCCCTGGGATCCACGCATGGATGTGTGGTGGCAAGATCTAATGAGCGGTGCCAGCACGGAGTGTGAGCCTGAGTGGTGCGACTCAGAGGATGAACTCTTCATCCTCTACACAAGTGGCTCAACTGGGAAACCCAAG GGTGTGCTGCATACGGTGGGTGGATACATGCTTTATGCTGCCACTTCATTTAAGTATGTCTTTGATTACCAGCCTGAGGATGTCTACTGGTGCACAGCTGACATTGGATGGATAACAGGCCATTCCTACATCACTTACGGACCCTTGGCAAATGGGGCAACTAGCGTATTA TTTGAAGGTATCCCCACCTACCCGGACGCTGGGCGAATGTGGAGTATCATTGACAAGTACAAGGTGACCAAGTTCTACACGGCACCCACAGCCATCCGGCTGCTGATGAAGTGTGGGGAGGAGCCTGTCAAAAA gcacagccGGAAGTCTCTGAAGGTGCTGGGGACTGTTGGGGAGCCCATCAACCCTGAAGCCTGGCTGTGGTACTACCGTGTggtgggagaggagaggtgtCCCATTGTGGACACGTTCTGGCAGACAGAGACG GGTGGCCACATGCTTAcgcctctccctgctgccactccCATGAAACCAGGCTCTGCT ACGTTCCCCTTCTTTGGTGTGGTCCCTGCCATCATGAACGAGTCGGgggaagagctggaaggagaagcagaaggcTACTTG GTATTTAAGCAGCCCTGGCCAGGAATAATGCGCACTCTGTATGGAAACCACCAGCAGTTTGAAACCACGTACTTCAAGAAGTTCCCTGGGTACTACGTGACAGGTGACG GTTGCAGGAGAGATAAAGATGGTTATTACTGGATCACAGGGCGAATTGATGAcatgctgaatgtttctg GCCActtgctgagcactgcagaggTGGAGTCAGCTCTGCTTGGGCATGGAGCCGTCTCTGAGGCCGCTGTGGTCAGCCACCCACACCCCCTGAAAGGAGAGTGCCTCTACTGCTTCGTGACCCTGAAAGATGGCCATGACTTCACCAAGAACCTGGCAGATGAGCTGAAAAAACAAG tcagGGAAAAAATCGGACCGATAGCAACGCCTGATTACATCCAGTATGCCCCCAGCCTGCCCAAAACCCGTTCAGGTAAGGCGCCCAGCTACTGTGCTGGGGAGGACCAATCAGTTCCTGCCAGTGGAAAGGAATTATCCCTGAATTGTTTGTTGGGGAACAGCCAAATCCATG GAAAGATCACCAGGCGGATACTAAGGAAGATTGCCCAAAATGACAGAGATCTGGGGGACATCTCCACCTTGGTAAACCCGGGCATTATAAACCAGCTTTTCAACGACAGATGTGACACCAAACTGTAG